One Sanguibacter sp. HDW7 DNA window includes the following coding sequences:
- the rpsA gene encoding 30S ribosomal protein S1 has protein sequence MTTPTTKQIAVNDIGSAEDFLAAVDATIKYFNDGDIVEGIIVKVDRDEVLLDIGYKTEGVIPSRELSIKHDVDPGEVVQVGDAVEALVLQKEDKEGRLILSKKRAQYERAWGTIEKVKEEDGVVTGTVIEVVKGGLILDIGLRGFLPASLVEMRRVRDLQPYVGKEIEAKIIELDKNRNNVVLSRRAWLEQTQSEVRSTFLQTLQKGQVRPGVVSSIVNFGAFVDLGGVDGLVHVSELSWKHIDHPSEVVEVGQEVTVEVLDVDFDRERVSLSLKATQEDPWQAFARTHAIGQVVPGKVTKLVPFGAFVRVEDGIEGLVHISELAQRHVELPEQVVQVGDSAFVKVIDIDLERRRISLSLKQANEGVDPESEDFDPALYGMAADYDEQGNYKFPEGFDPETQEWLEGFEAQRETWEAQYAQAHERWEAHRKQVADAITADAEAAAGGSSSSESAPSTYSSAPAQDEAAGTLASDEALAALREKLTGN, from the coding sequence ATGACCACCCCCACCACCAAGCAGATCGCTGTCAACGACATCGGTTCTGCCGAGGACTTCCTCGCCGCCGTCGACGCCACCATCAAGTACTTCAACGATGGCGACATCGTCGAGGGCATCATCGTCAAGGTCGACCGTGACGAGGTCCTTCTCGACATCGGCTACAAGACCGAGGGCGTCATCCCCTCCCGCGAGCTTTCGATCAAGCACGACGTCGACCCGGGCGAGGTCGTCCAGGTCGGTGACGCTGTCGAGGCTCTCGTCCTCCAGAAGGAGGACAAGGAGGGTCGCCTCATCCTGTCCAAGAAGCGCGCCCAGTACGAGCGCGCGTGGGGCACGATCGAGAAGGTCAAGGAGGAGGACGGCGTCGTCACCGGTACCGTCATCGAGGTCGTCAAGGGTGGACTCATCCTCGACATCGGCCTCCGTGGCTTCCTCCCGGCGTCGCTCGTCGAGATGCGTCGCGTCCGCGACCTCCAGCCGTACGTCGGCAAGGAGATCGAGGCGAAGATCATCGAGCTCGACAAGAACCGCAATAACGTCGTCCTCTCGCGCCGTGCCTGGCTCGAGCAGACGCAGTCCGAGGTTCGCTCGACCTTCCTGCAGACGCTGCAGAAGGGCCAGGTCCGCCCCGGTGTCGTCTCGTCGATCGTCAACTTCGGTGCGTTCGTCGACCTCGGTGGCGTCGACGGTCTCGTCCACGTCTCCGAGCTCTCGTGGAAGCACATCGACCACCCGTCCGAGGTCGTCGAGGTCGGTCAGGAGGTCACCGTCGAGGTTCTCGACGTCGACTTCGACCGCGAGCGTGTCTCGCTGTCGCTCAAGGCGACGCAGGAGGACCCGTGGCAGGCGTTCGCCCGGACGCACGCCATCGGCCAGGTCGTCCCGGGTAAGGTCACCAAGCTCGTCCCGTTCGGTGCGTTCGTGCGCGTCGAGGACGGCATCGAGGGCCTCGTCCACATCTCCGAGCTTGCTCAGCGCCACGTCGAGCTCCCGGAGCAGGTCGTCCAGGTCGGCGACTCCGCGTTCGTCAAGGTCATCGACATCGACCTCGAGCGTCGCCGCATCTCGCTCTCGCTCAAGCAGGCCAACGAGGGTGTGGACCCGGAGTCCGAGGACTTCGACCCCGCGCTCTACGGCATGGCTGCCGACTACGACGAGCAGGGCAACTACAAGTTCCCCGAGGGCTTCGACCCCGAGACGCAGGAGTGGCTCGAGGGCTTCGAGGCGCAGCGTGAGACCTGGGAGGCGCAGTACGCCCAGGCCCACGAGCGCTGGGAGGCTCACCGCAAGCAGGTTGCCGACGCGATCACGGCTGACGCCGAGGCCGCGGCCGGTGGCTCCAGCTCGTCCGAGTCGGCACCGTCGACCTACTCCTCGGCTCCGGCCCAGGACGAGGCTGCGGGCACGCTCGCGTCCGACGAGGCTCTCGCCGCTCTGCGCGAGAAGCTCACGGGCAACTGA
- a CDS encoding class I SAM-dependent methyltransferase, which translates to MQQRAGYQDVPPESAGPAGRGWWDENAAEYLDEHGTFLGDDDFCWCPEGLREAEARLLGEVVGADVLEIGAGAAQCSRWLRAHGARAVATDISGGMLAARRALPGTPPLVQADARALPFADASFDAVFTAYGAIPFVPDARTVHAEAARVLRPGGRWVFSVTHPIRWAFPDDPSERGLTATSSYFDRTPYAERDDAGRVTYVEYHRTLGDHVRDVVAAGLEILDVVEPEWPEGHDRAWGGWSPVRGRVLPGTAIFVTRRR; encoded by the coding sequence ATGCAGCAGCGTGCCGGGTATCAGGACGTCCCGCCCGAGTCGGCCGGGCCTGCGGGTCGGGGCTGGTGGGACGAGAACGCCGCGGAGTACCTCGACGAGCACGGGACGTTCCTCGGCGACGACGACTTCTGCTGGTGCCCCGAGGGGCTCCGTGAGGCCGAGGCGCGGCTGCTCGGCGAGGTCGTCGGCGCGGACGTCCTCGAGATCGGGGCCGGCGCCGCCCAGTGCTCGCGCTGGCTCCGTGCCCACGGGGCCCGCGCGGTCGCGACCGACATCTCGGGGGGCATGCTCGCCGCCCGGCGTGCGCTGCCCGGCACGCCCCCTCTCGTCCAGGCCGACGCCCGGGCCCTGCCGTTCGCCGACGCAAGCTTCGACGCTGTCTTCACGGCCTACGGCGCGATCCCGTTCGTGCCCGACGCCCGCACCGTGCACGCCGAGGCCGCGCGCGTCCTGCGGCCCGGAGGCCGCTGGGTCTTCTCCGTCACGCACCCGATCCGCTGGGCGTTCCCCGACGATCCCTCGGAGCGAGGTCTCACCGCGACGTCGTCGTACTTCGACCGGACGCCGTACGCCGAGCGCGACGACGCCGGACGCGTCACGTACGTCGAGTACCACCGCACGCTCGGCGACCACGTGCGGGACGTCGTCGCTGCGGGCCTCGAGATCCTCGACGTCGTCGAGCCCGAGTGGCCCGAGGGCCACGACCGCGCGTGGGGCGGCTGGAGCCCCGTGCGCGGCCGCGTGCTGCCCGGCACCGCGATCTTCGTGACGCGACGCCGCTGA
- a CDS encoding ABC transporter ATP-binding protein, with translation MSGMHAGMGGGQFRSFRQDASVRGTRLRSGTFRRVLEFARPYRARLAVFLGIIAVDAALGAVTPLLYRAIIDDGITAGRRDLVIWFSVGVGVVSLVSGGLVLVQRWLSSSIGEGLILDLRTAVFDHVQSMPLAFFSRTRTGALVQRLNGDVLGAQQAFTSTLQNVVSNVLTVVFVLAAMLTMSWQLTLVSFALVPAFVVPARWIGPRIARVTRESYGLNADAAQTMTERFNVAGAQLAKIYGRPEDESRTYRTQASRVRDIGVRLTMYNTIFRVSLVTVAAVAVAVVYALGGLATISGSLTVGVLVALTSYLTRLYGPLTSLSNVQVDVLTALVSFERVLEVLDLEPSVRDADDARDLAPAIAAQGASVELDDVTFRYPTAAEVSLASLESVATLTNDPETDTLVGMTFRVEPGQTVAIVGPSGAGKTTITHLVTRMYDPSVGAVRIAGEDLRDVTLASLRGAVGTVPQDSHMFHDTIAGNLRYAKPGATDDEILEALRAAHVLDLVESLPDGIDTVVGDRGYRLSGGERQRLAIARLLLKAPAVVILDEATAHLDSESEAAVQRAFDHALEGRTALVIAHRLSTVRDADAILVVDAGRIVAHGTHTELLAQGGLYADLYDTQLAPGRDEAGADPTV, from the coding sequence ATGTCGGGGATGCACGCGGGCATGGGAGGCGGCCAGTTCCGGTCGTTCCGGCAGGACGCGTCCGTACGCGGCACGCGACTCCGGTCCGGGACGTTCCGGCGGGTCCTCGAGTTCGCGCGACCCTACCGGGCGCGGCTCGCCGTGTTCCTCGGCATCATCGCGGTCGACGCGGCGCTCGGCGCCGTCACTCCCCTGCTCTACCGCGCGATCATCGACGACGGCATCACCGCGGGCCGCCGCGACCTGGTCATCTGGTTCTCCGTGGGCGTCGGCGTCGTCTCCCTCGTCTCGGGCGGCCTCGTGCTCGTCCAACGGTGGCTGTCCTCGAGCATCGGCGAGGGCCTCATCCTCGACCTGAGGACCGCCGTCTTCGACCATGTGCAGTCGATGCCCCTCGCGTTCTTCTCCCGCACGCGCACCGGTGCGCTCGTGCAGCGCCTCAACGGCGACGTGCTCGGTGCGCAGCAGGCCTTCACGTCGACGCTCCAGAACGTCGTCTCCAACGTCCTCACCGTCGTCTTCGTGCTCGCCGCGATGCTCACCATGTCGTGGCAGCTCACGCTCGTCTCTTTCGCGCTCGTGCCGGCGTTCGTCGTGCCGGCACGGTGGATCGGCCCGCGCATCGCCCGGGTGACGCGCGAGTCCTACGGGCTCAACGCCGACGCCGCCCAGACGATGACGGAGCGCTTCAACGTCGCGGGCGCGCAGCTCGCGAAGATCTATGGACGCCCCGAGGACGAGTCGCGGACCTACCGCACGCAGGCGTCGCGCGTCCGGGACATCGGCGTCCGGCTCACGATGTACAACACGATCTTCCGCGTCTCGCTCGTCACCGTCGCGGCCGTCGCCGTCGCCGTCGTCTATGCGCTCGGTGGCCTCGCGACCATCTCGGGCTCGCTCACGGTCGGCGTGCTCGTCGCCCTCACGAGCTACCTCACCCGCCTCTACGGGCCGCTGACGTCCCTGTCGAACGTCCAGGTCGACGTCCTCACGGCGCTCGTGAGCTTCGAGCGCGTCCTCGAGGTCCTCGACCTCGAGCCGAGCGTCCGCGACGCCGACGATGCGCGCGACCTCGCGCCCGCGATCGCCGCACAGGGTGCGTCGGTCGAGCTCGACGACGTGACGTTCCGCTACCCCACCGCCGCCGAGGTGTCGCTCGCGTCGCTCGAGTCCGTGGCGACGCTCACGAACGACCCTGAGACCGACACTCTCGTCGGCATGACGTTCCGCGTCGAGCCCGGCCAGACGGTCGCGATCGTCGGGCCTTCAGGAGCCGGCAAGACGACGATCACGCACCTCGTCACGCGCATGTACGACCCGTCGGTCGGCGCCGTGCGCATCGCAGGAGAAGACCTGCGGGACGTCACGCTCGCCTCGCTGCGGGGGGCCGTCGGCACCGTGCCGCAGGACTCCCACATGTTCCACGACACGATCGCGGGGAACCTCCGCTACGCGAAGCCCGGCGCGACCGATGACGAGATCCTCGAGGCACTCCGCGCGGCGCACGTCCTCGACCTCGTCGAGTCCCTGCCCGACGGCATCGACACGGTCGTCGGCGACCGCGGCTACCGGCTCTCGGGCGGCGAGCGACAGCGTCTCGCGATCGCCCGCCTCCTGCTCAAGGCCCCTGCGGTCGTCATCCTCGACGAGGCGACCGCGCACCTCGACTCCGAGTCCGAGGCCGCGGTGCAGCGGGCGTTCGACCACGCGCTCGAGGGTCGGACCGCGCTCGTCATCGCGCACCGTCTCTCGACCGTGCGCGACGCTGACGCGATCCTCGTCGTCGACGCCGGGCGCATCGTCGCGCACGGCACGCACACCGAGCTCCTCGCCCAGGGCGGGCTCTACGCGGACCTCTACGACACGCAGCTCGCACCCGGCCGCGACGAGGCCGGCGCCGACCCCACAGTCTGA
- a CDS encoding 6-phosphofructokinase, whose translation MRIGLLTGGGDCPGLNAAIRAIVKQGLGEYGHQIIGFRNGWKGVVDGDIQPLERQHIRNVLSMGGTLLSTARFHPREEDGSMDAVLQTLEAENIEALICIGGDGTLHAASKVAEAGVKIVAIPKTIDNDVAGTDLSIGFHTAVNIATEAIDRIHTTAESHNRVMVVEVMGRHAGWIAVNSGIAGGAEIVLAPEEPFDMDRVVKFLQHRHKAHANFSIVVVAEGAHAKPGSSMEYEVQLGKYGEIVAGAIGERVAAEIQARTGFDTRLTVLGHVQRGGTPTPTDRILGSRFGVAAVDAITAGETNVMTALQGEEVVLVPLPEIAGRVKQVPEDLLRVARVLA comes from the coding sequence ATGCGCATCGGCCTTCTCACGGGTGGCGGCGACTGCCCCGGCCTCAACGCTGCGATCCGCGCGATCGTCAAGCAGGGGCTCGGAGAGTACGGGCACCAGATCATCGGCTTCCGCAACGGGTGGAAGGGCGTCGTCGACGGCGACATCCAGCCCCTCGAGCGCCAGCACATCCGCAACGTCCTCTCGATGGGCGGCACGCTGCTCTCGACCGCGCGGTTCCACCCGCGTGAGGAGGACGGCTCGATGGACGCGGTCCTCCAGACGCTCGAGGCCGAGAACATCGAGGCGCTCATCTGCATCGGTGGCGACGGCACGCTGCACGCGGCCAGCAAGGTCGCCGAGGCCGGGGTGAAGATCGTCGCGATCCCCAAGACGATCGACAACGACGTCGCGGGCACGGACCTCTCGATCGGCTTCCACACCGCGGTGAACATCGCGACGGAGGCGATCGACCGGATCCACACGACCGCCGAGTCGCACAACCGCGTCATGGTCGTCGAGGTCATGGGACGCCACGCTGGCTGGATCGCCGTGAACTCCGGCATCGCCGGCGGCGCGGAGATCGTCCTGGCTCCCGAGGAGCCGTTCGACATGGACCGCGTCGTGAAGTTCCTCCAGCACCGCCACAAGGCGCACGCGAACTTCTCGATCGTCGTCGTCGCCGAGGGTGCGCACGCCAAGCCCGGCTCGTCGATGGAGTACGAGGTCCAGCTCGGCAAGTACGGCGAGATCGTCGCCGGCGCGATCGGCGAGCGCGTCGCCGCCGAGATCCAGGCCCGGACGGGCTTCGACACGCGACTCACGGTGCTCGGGCACGTCCAGCGCGGCGGCACGCCCACCCCGACGGACCGCATCCTCGGCTCGCGCTTCGGCGTCGCTGCCGTCGACGCGATCACGGCGGGGGAGACGAACGTCATGACGGCGCTCCAGGGTGAGGAGGTCGTGCTCGTGCCGCTCCCGGAGATCGCCGGCCGCGTCAAGCAGGTTCCCGAGGACCTCCTTCGCGTGGCGCGCGTCCTCGCCTGA
- the coaE gene encoding dephospho-CoA kinase, translating to MTRIGLTGGIAAGKSVVATRLRELGAVVIDHDVIARQVVEPGSVGLAAVVERFGDGVLDENEALDRAALGHIVFNDPQARGDLEAILHPQIARVAAEDEARAVATNPRVVIVHDVPLLVETGQSDDFHVLVVVHAPADLRIARLVETRGTTLPEARRRLAAQASDEVRLAAADVVLDGSGSVEHLRDQVDELWRRLDEQMLQEQEG from the coding sequence ATGACGCGCATCGGACTCACAGGCGGTATCGCGGCCGGCAAGTCGGTCGTCGCGACGCGCTTGCGCGAGCTCGGCGCCGTCGTCATCGACCACGACGTCATCGCGCGTCAGGTCGTCGAGCCCGGCTCCGTGGGCCTTGCGGCCGTCGTCGAACGCTTCGGGGACGGGGTGCTCGACGAGAACGAGGCCCTCGACCGCGCGGCGCTCGGACACATCGTCTTCAACGACCCGCAGGCCCGTGGCGATCTCGAGGCGATCCTCCACCCGCAGATCGCGCGCGTGGCTGCCGAGGACGAGGCGAGGGCCGTCGCGACGAACCCCCGGGTGGTCATCGTGCACGACGTGCCGTTGCTCGTCGAGACGGGGCAGTCCGACGACTTCCACGTGCTCGTCGTCGTCCACGCGCCCGCGGACCTCCGCATCGCACGTCTCGTCGAGACTCGGGGCACGACGCTTCCCGAGGCCCGCAGGCGCCTCGCCGCGCAGGCGAGCGACGAGGTGCGGCTCGCAGCGGCCGACGTCGTCCTCGACGGGTCGGGCAGCGTCGAGCACCTGCGCGACCAGGTCGACGAGCTGTGGCGCCGACTGGACGAGCAGATGCTCCAGGAGCAGGAAGGCTGA
- a CDS encoding choice-of-anchor A family protein, with the protein MSTLTTNLRTSRWQTTRRALAAVGVVALAVGGALGSIAVTDAFAAPAAETDGTPGGCITSTDALFPCPTSAELDTIINSNGNPIHNDNAINTFVGGDFTATAGATEAEGRMIVRGNATFAQNPDYYFGIAGVGSRIVAPPGTEVLQVGGNLTVTTKLTVVSFAGSTNYPYWIAHSGTLTGTPSFQSLPGQPAGGVVKRAGIGALYDNAVTNLTARSASLKALPTTGTIAPDGPYLKATGDGTSMLQVFTYPVHTGTGAAPAQDLTFGGIPAGATVIINVPGTGTVDVKLNGVDSATTATARVSRNILWNVPDATTVAFSGSAQTTGSIMVGNPASTTTITIPGANGRIFVAGNLVHAGSGGNELHAYPFTGTLPGSSPTPTVTPTGTSTPTPTATSTGTPTPTPTATSTGTPTPTPTATSTGTPTPTPTATSTGTPTPTPTATGSPTDDPTTGESTEEPTDGTTTDDPDGGVGSEEGEPTDGTTPDGDESPEGGLPVTGAQAALGSGIALVLILGGIALLAVRRRNA; encoded by the coding sequence ATGAGCACCCTCACCACAAACCTGCGCACCTCCCGCTGGCAGACCACCCGACGAGCACTCGCCGCCGTGGGCGTCGTGGCACTCGCCGTCGGTGGGGCCCTCGGCTCGATCGCCGTGACCGACGCCTTCGCAGCCCCCGCCGCCGAGACCGACGGCACGCCGGGTGGATGCATCACCTCGACGGACGCGCTGTTCCCGTGCCCGACGAGCGCGGAGCTCGACACGATCATCAACTCCAACGGCAACCCGATCCACAACGACAACGCGATCAACACGTTCGTCGGCGGAGACTTCACGGCAACCGCGGGCGCGACCGAGGCCGAGGGCCGCATGATCGTGCGGGGCAATGCGACGTTCGCGCAGAATCCCGACTACTACTTCGGCATCGCAGGCGTCGGCTCGCGCATCGTGGCCCCTCCCGGCACCGAGGTCCTCCAGGTCGGCGGCAACCTCACGGTGACGACGAAGCTCACGGTCGTGAGCTTCGCGGGCTCCACCAACTACCCCTACTGGATCGCCCACAGCGGCACGCTCACGGGCACGCCAAGCTTCCAGTCCCTTCCGGGCCAGCCTGCTGGCGGCGTCGTCAAGCGCGCCGGTATCGGCGCGCTGTACGACAACGCGGTGACGAACCTCACGGCCCGCTCCGCCTCCCTCAAGGCGCTGCCCACGACGGGAACCATCGCCCCGGACGGGCCCTACCTCAAGGCGACGGGCGACGGCACCTCGATGCTGCAGGTCTTCACCTACCCGGTCCACACCGGGACCGGCGCGGCCCCTGCCCAGGACCTCACCTTCGGTGGCATCCCCGCGGGCGCGACGGTCATCATCAACGTCCCCGGCACGGGCACCGTCGACGTCAAGCTCAACGGTGTGGACAGCGCCACCACGGCCACGGCCCGCGTCTCACGTAACATCCTGTGGAATGTTCCCGACGCGACGACCGTCGCCTTCTCGGGCAGCGCACAGACGACCGGCTCGATCATGGTCGGCAACCCTGCGTCGACGACGACGATCACCATCCCGGGCGCCAACGGCCGTATCTTCGTCGCGGGCAACCTCGTCCACGCGGGCAGCGGCGGCAACGAGCTTCACGCGTACCCGTTCACCGGCACGCTCCCGGGTTCGAGCCCCACGCCGACGGTCACCCCCACGGGCACGTCGACCCCGACGCCCACGGCCACCAGCACGGGCACGCCCACCCCGACGCCCACGGCCACCAGCACGGGCACGCCCACCCCGACGCCCACGGCCACCAGCACGGGCACGCCCACCCCGACGCCCACGGCCACCAGCACGGGCACGCCCACCCCGACGCCCACGGCCACCGGCAGCCCCACGGACGACCCGACCACGGGCGAGTCCACCGAGGAGCCGACCGACGGCACGACCACGGACGACCCCGACGGTGGTGTCGGGTCCGAGGAGGGCGAGCCCACCGACGGCACGACACCTGACGGCGACGAGTCGCCCGAGGGCGGTCTCCCCGTCACCGGCGCCCAGGCAGCACTCGGCTCGGGCATCGCGCTCGTGCTCATCCTCGGGGGCATCGCCCTCCTGGCAGTGCGTCGCCGCAACGCCTGA